A stretch of Branchiostoma lanceolatum isolate klBraLanc5 chromosome 14, klBraLanc5.hap2, whole genome shotgun sequence DNA encodes these proteins:
- the LOC136449183 gene encoding histone H1-like has translation MSGSFARPSQTKQANMSAPAPSPKKAKKAPKAPAAHPPTTAMVTAALEALKDRKGSSLLAIKKYIAGNYKFDVEKKGHFIKRALKALVEKGTLIQVKGTGASGSFKINVAAKKAAEKAAKKPVAKKPVKKPAAKKAAKPKTAKPKKTAAKKATTPKKAKKPAAKKTKKTPAKKPVAKKPAKKTPKKKPAAKKAAPAKKAAKPKKK, from the coding sequence atgtcgggttcatttgcacgtccgtcgcagacaaagcaagctaacatgtccgccccagcaccgtccccaaagaaggccaagaaggcgcccaaggcccctgcggctcacccgcccaccaccgccatggtcacggcggccctggaagcgctcaaggaccgcaaaggttcttccctcttggccatcaagaagtacatcgccggcaactacaagttcgacgtggagaagaagggacacttcatcaagcgcgccctgaaagccttggtagagaagggcaccctcattcaggtgaaggGTACAGgagcgtcgggatccttcaaaatcaacgtggcagccaagaaagccgccgagaaggccgcaaagaaacctgtcgccaagaagccggtcaagaaacccgcggccaagaaggccgccaagcccaagaccgccaagccgaagaagaccgcggccaagaaggctaccacccccaagaaggccaagaagccggccgccaagaagactaagaaaactccggccaagaaaccagtcgccaagaaaccggccaagaagacgccaaaaaagaagccggccgccaagaaggcagcgcctgccaagaaggcggccaagcccaagaagaagtga
- the LOC136449186 gene encoding late histone H2A.2.2-like, whose amino-acid sequence MSGRGKGGKARAKAKSRSSRAGLQFPVGRVHRFLRKGNYAQRVGAGAPVYLAAVLEYLTAEILELAGNAARDNKKTRIIPRHLQLAVRNDEELNKLLGGVTIAQGGVLPNIHAVLLPKKTSKAQ is encoded by the coding sequence atgtctggacgtggcaaaggtggcaaggcacgcgccaaggccaagagccgttcttcccgtgcgggtctccagttcccggtcggtcgggtgcatcgcttcttgcgcaagggaaactacgcccagcgcgtgggtgccggcgcaccggtgtacctggcggccgtgctggagtacctgacggccgagatcctggagctggccggtaacgctgcccgcgacaacaagaagacccgAATCATCccacgtcaccttcaactggccgtccgcaacgacgaggagttgaacaagctgctgggcggagtgaccatcgcacagggcggcgttctgcccaatatccacgccgtgcttctgcccaagaagacaagcaaggctcagtaa